From the Aquarana catesbeiana isolate 2022-GZ linkage group LG10, ASM4218655v1, whole genome shotgun sequence genome, the window CGCCGTTAGCCCTAATTTTCTCAACAAGCTTTTGTTGCCTGAAAAATGCTGGGTCTATGccggggctgcgtcatttcctaCTGTTGTCGTCCGCCCCGAGATCCTGTGAGACTTCCCCATTGATAAGCTGATCCTGGACCCCTTTGTGACTCGCCACATCTCAGGGGTTGTGGTTGTGGAGAGAGCAGAGCCGAAGACAATCGAGACTTGGATAAGGCGAATAATGCGCATGTGTGTGGGAATCTGGCCAGGGAAACATACTGAGGGTGGAAATAAGGTACTGCACAAACGCAGAAGACTTCAGTTGTGATGGCGACAGGCTAAGAACAAGCAAGAGTATTTTGTAAAAATAAGAATGACTTTGAAGCATAATATTAGTGGCTTTTTAATTGCAAACAAGTAGTTTGATTGATATAATGATTAAATGTGGTATCAATGactgagtttactaccgctttaaccatccagaaaaaaaaaacaaagttgtatCTCATCTATATTACCTTCTCTCCAAGTTTTCTCAGAGCCGTCAGGATCTCCCCTTTCTGCTGAGTATAGAGGTCTCTTCCAAGTTTTCCGACCATTAGATCACGGTCCATCTAGAAAACAGACATGAGGTATAGACAGCTCGCCCCTGATTGGTACATAACTTGTGACACCGGCTAGCGGGGGGAGATCTCACCTCTCCTAACCGCGTCCTCAGCTGCCCTGGCTGTTTTTTGGCAAACATCCGGATGACCTCTGGGGTCTTGAAGGCCTGGCTGATCGCTGCTTGAATCGCCTGGGAGATAAAAAAAGAGTTGTATGTGATGAGGGAGTACAAAGTACAGGCATGATGTTTGACATAAGAGACCAGTTCATGAAAGACAATGATAGATTGGTAATAATGAAAAATGAAGTACTAAAATGAAGCATCTCCCACAATAAACTgacatatcttaaaaaaaaaaaaaaaaaatggatagggttagaccatctgtcagttttttctgCTGTCCGTGCTGTTGCTCAGGAGATTCACCTTTGTCCTGGTGGTGACCATTgttactggcaataaaagtgagctaaattcccaaattttggctgtttaaaggcccattcacaccatatgcATTGCCCAAAAGCATTTACAACAGCAAACAATAGATATAAAATAGGTTTGCTTACACCATTGTgttgcatgctctactttttttttcagcGCAACATGTGCCAACGCAAAGCGTTAATTATTAACCgcttcagaagatttaccccccttcctgacaggtctttttttgagatacggcactgcgttactttaactgagaattgcgtggttgtgcaacactatacccaaataaaacttatgtctctttttttttccgcaaatagagctttcttttagtggtattagatcacctctgcggtttttattttttgcgctagaaacaaagaacgaccaacaattttgaaaaaataaataaatatatagatcaTATTTTTACttttgctctaaaacatatccaataaaaaaaattaaatcccaataagcatttattgattggtttgtgcaaaagttgctgggtctacaaactatgggatatttttatttattgtttaatcTAGTAatgcggcgatcagcgacttatagcgggactgcgattttgCGGTGGACAAAGCGGACACCTAACagcctttttttgggaccagtgacattggtTTACACGAATGTAATAATACAGACTATGGGATATTtactggaattttctttttttattattcttttactagtaatggcagcgatgagctaattatagcgggactgcaatattacgatggacaatcagacactaaggcccctttcacgctggggcggtgagGGCGCcaacggtaaaacggcgctatttttagcggcgatttaccgcaaGTTTTAGCAGTGGTATCCAGtcgatagcggggcggttttacccccctgctagcagccgagaaagggttaaaaccaccgcaaagtgctttgccggcagtatagccacgcTGCTCCATTCatttcgggctttcacactggagtgtgaggagcggctctttcagggcgctttgcaggtgctatttttagcgctgtatcgcctgcaaagcgccccagtgtgaaaggggtctaactgacactttgtgggatgCTTTAATAAATTGCATAACGGATTATCCCTGAAGGAGTCTAAGTTATTCCGACACGCGTAGGAACTGTGTATATGTATTTCATATGCATGATCCAATGCCGAAACTTTGTATGCGTTAGCTTAGCACCTTCAGCTTGAATTGTTTTTATATGTAATTTGTTCTACTCTATGTATTACTATTTTCTTGAtactattaaaaattatttttttaaatcattgttacacatctgtgcctttaaagtcccacccttaggGGAAAACAGTATTTGCAAAGCTTACAGGGATGTTGGCCTTTCTTTAGCAGATAATCACCACCTCCTATTTTTATTATATGCCTGACAGATTGCAGCTTGTACCTGAAAAGTAACACTGTTAAAGCAGAAGGAAAAATTCAATGTCCATCGTCAGACTTGATCAGATTTCTGCCTAACAGTGGTCTGCTTAAAATAGAAAATCCCCCCCAAACCATATTTTCAATTTTGGGAAGAAAGTGGCAAGTATCAACCTCCCGTAGAGTCTTTAAAACGATCTTAGACCCATTTGGGGAGATCTGCCCTATCCCCAGCTGCAAGAAGATGAGTGATCGGCTTTTTAGCCAAGCCACTGGTGTCACCAGCCTGAGTTCACCATATGGAGAGTGCAAGAAGCAGAAATACCTCCTCATACCGCCCTCTAGTGCTCTGTTTCCCAACCTGCAACCTGGGGCCGCATGCGGTCCTTTGGCACTTACTGTGTGGTTGGGTTTAGGCGTGTTCGGAtcatagtcccaacccacctgagcaatcccaccaggaagcccaGAACTGCACACCGCTATACATAGGCATCGAGACATTTTCCCGGCCCGCAgctacacatatacacacagaatatgattggcagtgtgcagcgacggcttcctggtgggattgcaCAGACGGGTTGAGACTATGATCTAAActcgcctgagctcatccctactgtgcggTCCTCAAGGCCTCTCCAGACAATGAGATGAAATTTCAGAAAgttagaaaatgaagtcctgctagatcccaTCAGGCTTGACCCTTTCGCAGGTATAGcatatgtaaaacattacaaataggtgttttatactgtttaaaatccagtaatacgctGTCTCACCCCGCTCCGCACAtgttcagttgctctctattttttggtactgtgccaaaaatgtagaggccaatctgctgacagcgtAGAGacttactgctgctcaggggctctgggcttcagcaaaatggcagcctccaacaaGAAGATTCCAgagcaatgttggaggcaatttacagcacacacacaTTTCGGTAGAGTAATTATTAATGTGAAGTGTATTGCTAAAGAAAATCATTTTAtcaagttatgggtaaagttcctcttGAATGATTTGTTTTTTTCCGCAATATTTTAGGATTTTCCGCTGTCCAtccttgttttatttttatgttaaagtggatgtaaacccgattcatgaaatttgagctgggcacatatatctgcagtgttttgttatctcccTTCACAGCACtaagtcccgtagctgtctccgttcttctgttatcagcctgataactcctaaCAAGTTCTCCatcagccagagttttgtgttgggtaggatgctataaatag encodes:
- the LZIC gene encoding protein LZIC → MEVTLHKKQAIQAAISQAFKTPEVIRMFAKKQPGQLRTRLGEMDRDLMVGKLGRDLYTQQKGEILTALRKLGEKLTPEEEAFLAENAGAALSQFQKVSEGLGSGDKVLALASLEVGSTKK